The stretch of DNA CGTCGACTATGAGGAGAGAGGGCTGCCGAGCCATAAAGAGATAAACTTTTGGAATCGTTAAATGTAATTGTACTCCTCTGGATGCCTGAAATTCCCGATCTATCTCTGCTTGGAAGCCTGCAGCCGATGGCTTCTGCTGGCGCAATTGCGTGCGAGCAGCAGCCGGACGACTTTTCTGATCTCCTCAACTTCCAGCGGTTTAAAGCCGCAATAATCCACGCGCAGGGCCAGAGCAGCGCGCAAGCGCTCAACGTTGGGATATGAGAGATAAACAAAAATTGCCGGGTGATAATCCAGAGACTTGGCTTCACGGGCCAGCCGAAGTCCCAGAGCTTCTGCTTCCAGATCGAGCTCTGTAATCAGAATGTCCCAGCTCTCGTTTTGCAGCAAGGCAGTTGCGGCGGAATAGGAGGTTGCGGTACTTACGGAGTAGCCATCCCGTTCAAGAATCATCTTGAGCGTTACGATCACGCTCAGCTCGGGATCAACTAGCAGAACAGACGGCATCCGCACTCAATGTTACGTGATTTGTGAGCGATATTCACTGACTAGGATGAGTCCGGCAGGTTACGAGTTGCGTTCCCCTGAAACCCGAAAGTGAATCACCTTCCGTGACGCAGGAGCACTCAATATCCAGCGCTGCAGCTGGCCCAAATCAGCCATTCCGTCTGGCTGAAAACCACCACCTTGTGATTGCGCGGTCAGGAGAGGCAATAAAATCAGCAGTTAATGCCACCGCCAGTTGGCCCATGAAGTGCATTTATATACTGCCCAAATTCATTTAGCTTGATTGTGTTCACGGGTTGGCAAGAACTATTCCTGTTCGGAGGCGAACTTGAGAGCATCGCAATGTTCCAGCGGCATTTTTAAAAACAATCGTCCTGTCGGTTCGATGAAATTGTTCGTCGCGGCTTTCGCACTTGGCGTGGCGGCGCTTTCCGCCAACGCCCAGCACAAGGTCGCGAGCCCCTATCAGGGAGAAGGTGACGGTGTCAGCGTCGGCGGTAATTGGGTCGAGTTTCGTTCTGAAGACAAGATGACCGGGCACAGGACGGTCCGCTTTGAACTTCAAGCCGATAATTACCTGAGCCTCAGCCCTGACTACAAGCCGCGGATTGAAATGGTCTGCACCAATCGCAAGTACGAATACGCCGACTTCAATCCGGGCATGCGTCTAGGTCCGCCGAACCGTCCCGGCATTTGGGGCCAGCCGCAGATTGAAGTGATGGTCCGCATTGATGACACGCACCACTATCACGGATGGAACTGGATTCGCGGCCGCTTTCTTTCCATGGACAAAGGCACCACGCGCCAGGTATTGGGCGCTCACATCTTCAAGGTGCAAATTCCTGGACCGCGAGGCCCGGAGATTGCGGAGTTCTCTCCCGCTGGTCTTGATCTGGCGCGAGTCAGGGAGGATTGTGATCTGAAGCCAAAGAAGCCAAGCAAGGACTGAGCCGCAGCATCACGATTTTCAGAGAGAAGCGGCTTCAGAAAGAAAGGAGCAGCGTTTTGCTCACACGGCGATGCCTGTGCGGCCATTCCCATTCATCAGTCGCTCGATAGCGCGGACGAGTTCCTCTGGTGAGTCATTCACGTGAATGTGGGAGTCTGGATGCAGGCTGGCCATCACCTGGCCGTCTTCAATCAGGATTACAGGTAAGAGAAAGTCTCCCTTGATGCAGCGCACAAATTCAGCCCGTTCGATCAGGGTAAAAGCGTGACCAACAATGGCCACGTCGAACCGCTGGTTTCCGCACAGCCGGAAAACATCTTCCAGGCAGATGGCGGACGTCACGTCAAAGCCCGCCGTGCGAAGAGCTGCGTTTCTGGCGCTCACCAAATCGCCGAGTCCGATTGAGAGAATATTACCCGATGTGCTCATACCAAATGCCTAAGGCCCCAACATTTGACTCCAAGGTTACTACCGCACGCGATAAATTGTCTGTCCGCTTTGGTACACAAGCATTTTTTGGGTCATTGCCGGGTCTAAGGCCCAAAAGGCAGCGAAACTGGTAAAACTTGAGGGCAATGAAAAGCTCGCCGTGCAGGCAATTTGCCTTCGGGCGAGCCACGGTGTTTTAGATTCCTGTTGAGCGCTGGCGTGGCTGCTATGCGGCTACGGCCATCTCTGGTTCTTCAATGTTGATGGTTTTCTCCCTGCCGGCCCGTGGCAACATAGTCCGCAATTTCATGCGCGCCTTATGGAGTTGCGACTTGCTGTTTCCTATCGAGCAACCCAGCATTTCCGCAATCTCATTGTGCTCATAGCCTTCCACGTCATGCAGAATGAAAATAATGCGATAACCGGGAGCAAGGCTGGAAATCGCGTTTTCCAGGGTCATGCGGTCAACTGAGCCATGAAGCGAGTCATCCCGTTTGCCAATGTCTTTTCTGGGACCATCTTCAGACTGCGGATCTAAAGTCTCTTCCAGTGAAACCTCTGGAAGCCCCTTCTTGCGCCAGTGCATCAGGATGATATTTACTGAGAGACGGTGCAGCCATGTTGAGAAAGCCGACTCGCCGCGGAACGACGCGATCTTGCGATAGAGCTGAAGGAACGCTTCCTGCGTAAAGTCTTCCGCCTGGGCGTAATTGTTGGTCATGCGCAGGCACAGTGAAAAGACACGGCGCTTATGATGTGTGTAAAGGGCCTCAAAACAAGCCGCATCGCCCGCCTGCGCTTTGCGGATGACTTCAGCTTCTGTCATGCCGGCAAACATCACAGCCGTCTTTTTGGGCCTGGTTTCATTCTTTTGAGCAACCAGAGTTGGTTGAGGCAACGCTTGTCCGGATTTTTTAAGCAACAGTTGGGGCAATGTGTCTCTTTTCTCGGAACGTTTCTAGCAGCGTAGTTGAGTATGATGCTGGCTAAGTAGCTGGTGTTGCTTGGGAACACATCGTGGTGGTCAAAGCGCATAAGGCAGCCGATCTTCATTGGCGTTTAGCTAAGCAGCAGCGACTTGCCATTCTTGGGCAGCATTTGCCTGCTGCTGTTTGGCGCATCATGGCGTATTGGATCAAGCCCAACGAGCCGCTTCCGGGCACGGAGCTTGGGGCTGTATCTGGTCGCGCGAGTTAACCGCGGTTCAGAATGATCGACGATCAGCCTCATCGGTACAATCCTTATCGAGGAGTCTCCATGAATAATGCTTCGGCCGTCCGCAGTCGTCTGGCTTTGATCGTTCTGCTATTTGTCGCTTCGCTTTCTTTTGCGCAGGCTGATGCAGCAAGCCCAAACATCGCATCACGCACCGCGAACGTTGACGGCGTGCAATTTCATTACATGACTGCAGGCAAAGGCCCGGCAGTTGTCCTGATCCATGGCTACGCGGAAACTTCATTGATGTGGAAGCCACTCATTCCGCTGCTGGCGGCCCGCTTTACCGTGATTGCTCCCGACCTTCCGGGAATCGGTGATTCTTCCATTCCTGCCGGCGGCATGGACATGAAGACCGCGGCCACCCGCGTTCATGCGCTGGTCCGTTCGCTTGGCGTGCAACAAGCTGAGATTGTGGGCCACGACATCGGCTTGATGGTGGCGTACGCTTATGCCGCGCAATTTCCTGCCGAAGTCACCAAGCTGGCGGTGATGGACGCTTTTCTTCCCGGCGTCGCTGGATGGGAAGACGTGTACAACAATCCCGGGATATGGCATTTCCGCTTCAACGGATATACACCGGAGCTTCTGGTAAAAGGCCGTGAGCGCACATACTTTGAGCACTACTGGAATGACTTTGCCGCGGACAAAACCCATTCCATCCCTGAAGCGGAGCGCAGAACTTACACCGCTGCCTATTCCAGACCGGGACGCATGCGCGCAGGATGGGCCTACTTCGTTTCCTTCCCGCAGGCCGCCAAAGATTTTGCCGAACTCGCAAAAACCAAATTGCCAATGCCTGTGCTCTCCATCGGCGGCGAGAAGGCCAACGGCGTTATGCTGGGCAATCAGATGAAGCTGGTTTCCAGCGATGCAACTGTCATCGTCCTGAAAAATACCGGCCACTGGTTGATGGAAGAAAATCCAAAAGAGACGATGGATGCGCTGGTGAAGTTCTTATAAGACGTTATTATTTCGCGCTAGTGACTGGAAGAAAGATCAGGGCGCCTTGTTGGACGCCCTGATTTCTTAGTGGAGACGATGGCCTGACAGCAGTCGCTGTATCGGCATTGCGCGAAAGCTGCTGACCAGCGCTGCAACCAGCGCGGCCACACATATTGCAGCCAGCGTCCATCGCAAGATTGAGGCGGACGCAACAGAAACAGACACTCCCGTCCCCAGCGCAATGTACGCGGCGAAACACGCAGGACACTTTGGCAGTAACGCCAAAATAAACGTCGGCACTGAAAACTTTGCCAGCGTAAACCCGCGTTGTTTAGCGGACGACGGATGGGCTTTGCCATCCGCCGCCTTGTTATCGCTATTGCGTGCCGGGCTTATTACGGTTGAGCAGCAAGTGGATTTCATTTGTGACTCTCATTCCCGCAACAGGATGCAGCTCCTTTCTGCGCCGCCGCCCCTGCCTCAGGATAGCGATCATGATGGCGGACCCACGACATCGTAAAGTCCAGGCCGTCTTCGTCGCGTCCCTTGGGTGCCATATCAAGGAAGTTGTAGGCTCCGAGCAAAATGTCCAGACCGCGTCCGTAAGTTGAGTATGTGTGAAATAAATTCCCAGAGGCATTCTTGTAAAACACGCTGACGCCCGGAGCTTCTTCACGGGGGAAGTCCTGAATCTGGTAGTTGTAATACGTCTTGTGCTGCGCGATGTCGTCCTGGGTGAATGAAACGTTGTAGTCAAAGTTAAAGTCATTCCCAAAAGACGATACCCACTTGAAGCGCCAGCCCATGCGCTTTTTGAAGGCCTCAATCTGTGCGATGGGCGCTCGTGAAACCGCGACAAAACTTACGTCGCGATTCGCCAGGTGCACCAGGCTGCCTTCAAAGTGGTCGCCCAGGAAGGAGCAGC from Terriglobia bacterium encodes:
- a CDS encoding response regulator encodes the protein MPSVLLVDPELSVIVTLKMILERDGYSVSTATSYSAATALLQNESWDILITELDLEAEALGLRLAREAKSLDYHPAIFVYLSYPNVERLRAALALRVDYCGFKPLEVEEIRKVVRLLLARNCASRSHRLQASKQR
- a CDS encoding sigma-70 family RNA polymerase sigma factor — its product is MFAGMTEAEVIRKAQAGDAACFEALYTHHKRRVFSLCLRMTNNYAQAEDFTQEAFLQLYRKIASFRGESAFSTWLHRLSVNIILMHWRKKGLPEVSLEETLDPQSEDGPRKDIGKRDDSLHGSVDRMTLENAISSLAPGYRIIFILHDVEGYEHNEIAEMLGCSIGNSKSQLHKARMKLRTMLPRAGREKTINIEEPEMAVAA
- a CDS encoding alpha/beta hydrolase; this translates as MNNASAVRSRLALIVLLFVASLSFAQADAASPNIASRTANVDGVQFHYMTAGKGPAVVLIHGYAETSLMWKPLIPLLAARFTVIAPDLPGIGDSSIPAGGMDMKTAATRVHALVRSLGVQQAEIVGHDIGLMVAYAYAAQFPAEVTKLAVMDAFLPGVAGWEDVYNNPGIWHFRFNGYTPELLVKGRERTYFEHYWNDFAADKTHSIPEAERRTYTAAYSRPGRMRAGWAYFVSFPQAAKDFAELAKTKLPMPVLSIGGEKANGVMLGNQMKLVSSDATVIVLKNTGHWLMEENPKETMDALVKFL
- a CDS encoding DUF899 domain-containing protein is translated as MAELTVKNAIEDHQIVSSAEWLAARKELLRKEKEFTRQRDQISQLRRELPWVKVEKNYAFEGPAGKETLADLFGGKSQLIIYHFMFGPGWEEGCPSCSFLGDHFEGSLVHLANRDVSFVAVSRAPIAQIEAFKKRMGWRFKWVSSFGNDFNFDYNVSFTQDDIAQHKTYYNYQIQDFPREEAPGVSVFYKNASGNLFHTYSTYGRGLDILLGAYNFLDMAPKGRDEDGLDFTMSWVRHHDRYPEAGAAAQKGAASCCGNESHK